One Glutamicibacter halophytocola DNA segment encodes these proteins:
- a CDS encoding LysE family translocator: MGIESWAAFVLALLVALAVPGPDLALVVQSTTRSVRQGVSTAAGVVTGLMMHALLAVAGVTTLLISAPGAMAVAQALGSMVLLWMGFSMLRAGLSRAGNAVPATVARSRSGYARGLITNASNPKALLFFAAILPQFIGQSEGAWYRTVLLCATVVIGAALWWSGAIAVVRFSGVHQSPTAERVVTVAGGASLVAIAIGLLAAAALGLVHAWA; the protein is encoded by the coding sequence ATGGGAATTGAATCGTGGGCGGCCTTCGTCCTAGCGCTATTAGTGGCCTTGGCGGTGCCCGGCCCGGACTTGGCATTGGTGGTGCAATCTACCACTCGGTCGGTGCGGCAAGGAGTTTCCACAGCCGCGGGCGTGGTCACCGGGCTGATGATGCATGCGCTGCTGGCGGTGGCGGGAGTGACCACGCTGCTGATCTCGGCGCCAGGGGCCATGGCCGTTGCGCAGGCCCTGGGATCCATGGTCCTGTTGTGGATGGGGTTCAGCATGCTGCGCGCTGGACTGTCCCGGGCAGGCAACGCAGTGCCAGCCACGGTTGCTCGAAGCCGGAGCGGATACGCCCGCGGGCTGATCACCAACGCGAGCAATCCCAAGGCGCTGCTGTTCTTTGCGGCGATCCTTCCCCAGTTCATCGGCCAATCCGAGGGTGCCTGGTACCGGACCGTGCTGCTATGCGCGACCGTGGTCATCGGTGCCGCATTGTGGTGGTCAGGAGCTATCGCGGTAGTCCGGTTCTCCGGAGTGCATCAATCGCCAACCGCAGAGCGAGTCGTGACCGTGGCCGGCGGAGCGTCCTTGGTGGCAATTGCCATCGGGCTGCTGGCTGCGGCGGCGCTGGGACTGGTCCACGCGTGGGCCTGA
- a CDS encoding Lrp/AsnC family transcriptional regulator has protein sequence MSDSEMKLGKSPELDSVDWAILELLQVDATLPNKEIAAKVGIAPSTCLERVRRMRRNGTIVATRAHVLPSLLGKGEQAFLGIQIRPHARDTANDFVHKALALPETLALYNVSGSEDYLVHVAVANSTELQTLIIDKLLALPQVAHCRTQLIFGEPWVAPLRKR, from the coding sequence GTGAGCGACTCAGAAATGAAATTAGGCAAATCTCCCGAATTGGATTCGGTAGATTGGGCAATTTTGGAATTACTTCAGGTAGATGCGACCCTGCCGAATAAGGAGATCGCAGCCAAAGTGGGAATTGCTCCCAGCACTTGCCTGGAGCGGGTTAGGCGGATGCGCCGCAACGGCACCATTGTCGCCACCCGCGCCCATGTGCTGCCCAGTTTGCTGGGCAAAGGCGAGCAGGCATTCCTTGGCATCCAGATCCGCCCGCATGCCCGCGACACCGCCAATGACTTCGTGCACAAAGCACTTGCCCTGCCTGAAACCCTCGCGCTGTACAACGTCAGCGGCAGCGAAGATTATCTGGTCCATGTCGCAGTCGCCAACAGCACTGAACTGCAGACGCTGATCATCGACAAGCTCCTTGCCCTGCCCCAAGTTGCCCACTGCCGGACTCAGCTGATCTTCGGTGAACCCTGGGTGGCTCCGCTGCGCAAACGCTAG
- a CDS encoding BCCT family transporter: MKSTEQPVKDLVSELHSARRRRPRRYLSSGTDYWVFGIAGILTLAFIVWGFVSPAGLGSVASTALDWVITKTGWVFVIAATVFTIFVLVVAARNFGRIPLGKDDERPQFSTVSWISMMFATGMGIGLVFYGVGEPLYFYMVPPPETVGGQTSAAVGTAMGTTLFHWTLFPWAMYAIVGLGMAYGSFRLGRPQLFSSMFSSIFGERAVNGWGGKTINILAILATLFGSACSLGLGALQIGGGIQSAGIMNSVGSGILVLIIAILTALFVASAVSGIERGIQWLSNINMVLAVALALVVFIGGPTLFILNVIPNAVGSFIADLPQMASRTASSGDGDMASWLSSWTIFYWAWWVSWTPFVGLFIARISRGRTIRQFVTGVLLVPSAVTLLWFAIFGGGAIGIQERAERGGDMAQALTRMVDGAPDINFDSILFSLLDSLNLPGWIATGLMVLTVVLIAIFFVTGADSASIVMGALSERGAEEPTKKSVIFWGVSVGAVAAVMLLAGGDHPAAALNGLKNITIVSALPFVLVMLLLCVALWKDLSRDPLVLREKVAQEVLEQAVDEGIDRHAGEHFSLMTSEQPIVKVSGDEPVILPAPDVAPVAAGEELDDEQGGERDTDLEPEGAGR, translated from the coding sequence ATGAAGAGCACTGAGCAACCTGTCAAAGACCTCGTCAGCGAGCTGCATTCGGCGCGAAGACGAAGGCCCCGGCGCTATCTGAGCAGCGGCACCGACTATTGGGTATTCGGCATCGCAGGAATTCTCACCCTCGCGTTCATCGTGTGGGGCTTCGTCTCGCCCGCCGGCCTGGGCAGCGTCGCATCCACCGCCCTTGACTGGGTCATCACCAAAACCGGCTGGGTCTTTGTCATCGCGGCAACGGTCTTCACCATCTTTGTCCTGGTGGTCGCCGCAAGGAACTTCGGCCGCATCCCGCTGGGCAAGGACGATGAACGGCCGCAGTTCAGCACGGTCTCATGGATCTCCATGATGTTTGCCACCGGCATGGGCATCGGCCTGGTGTTCTATGGGGTCGGCGAGCCGCTGTACTTCTACATGGTTCCGCCACCAGAAACCGTGGGTGGCCAGACGTCGGCCGCCGTGGGCACCGCCATGGGCACCACCTTGTTCCACTGGACCCTGTTCCCCTGGGCGATGTACGCCATCGTCGGCTTGGGCATGGCCTATGGCAGCTTCCGCCTGGGCCGCCCGCAATTGTTCTCCTCGATGTTCTCTTCCATCTTTGGCGAGCGCGCGGTCAATGGCTGGGGCGGGAAAACCATCAACATCCTGGCCATCTTGGCCACGCTCTTCGGCTCGGCCTGTTCGCTGGGCCTGGGCGCACTGCAGATTGGCGGCGGCATCCAGTCCGCAGGCATCATGAACTCCGTGGGCTCGGGAATCCTGGTCTTGATCATCGCCATCCTGACCGCGCTGTTTGTCGCTTCGGCCGTCTCCGGCATCGAGCGCGGCATCCAGTGGCTGTCGAACATCAACATGGTCCTGGCCGTTGCGCTGGCGCTGGTGGTCTTCATCGGCGGACCGACGCTGTTCATCTTGAACGTCATCCCGAATGCCGTAGGCTCGTTCATCGCCGATCTGCCGCAGATGGCATCGCGCACCGCTTCCTCGGGCGACGGGGATATGGCCAGCTGGCTGTCCTCGTGGACCATTTTCTACTGGGCATGGTGGGTTTCATGGACCCCATTTGTGGGCCTGTTCATCGCGCGCATTTCCCGCGGACGCACCATCCGCCAGTTTGTCACCGGCGTGCTGCTGGTTCCATCGGCGGTCACCCTGCTGTGGTTTGCGATCTTCGGTGGCGGTGCCATCGGCATCCAGGAACGCGCAGAGCGCGGAGGAGACATGGCCCAGGCGCTGACCAGGATGGTGGATGGCGCACCGGATATCAACTTCGACTCGATCCTCTTCAGCCTGCTGGACAGCCTGAATCTTCCGGGATGGATTGCCACCGGCTTGATGGTTCTCACCGTCGTGCTGATTGCGATCTTCTTTGTCACCGGCGCGGACTCGGCTTCCATAGTGATGGGTGCCTTGAGCGAGCGCGGCGCCGAGGAGCCAACCAAGAAGTCGGTGATCTTCTGGGGCGTTTCGGTCGGTGCGGTGGCTGCCGTGATGCTGCTGGCCGGTGGAGATCATCCGGCGGCCGCCCTGAACGGCCTGAAGAACATCACCATCGTTTCGGCTCTGCCCTTTGTGCTCGTGATGCTGCTGCTGTGCGTGGCGCTGTGGAAGGACTTGAGCCGCGACCCGCTGGTGCTTCGCGAAAAGGTGGCCCAGGAAGTCCTGGAGCAGGCCGTGGATGAAGGCATTGACCGCCATGCCGGCGAGCACTTCAGCCTGATGACTTCGGAACAGCCGATAGTCAAGGTTTCTGGCGACGAGCCGGTAATTCTGCCGGCTCCCGATGTGGCGCCAGTGGCGGCAGGAGAAGAGCTGGATGATGAACAGGGCGGGGAGCGGGATACCGATCTGGAACCGGAAGGTGCCGGCAGGTAA
- a CDS encoding NAD(P)-dependent oxidoreductase, whose protein sequence is MNTTAVAVLGLGAMGLPMATRLAAKFSVHGFDISTERMELASKAGIATFGSAREAVAGADALILAVRNGEQLNAVLFGENGVAQHLKSGAVVILTSTVGLDAVPATAARLGELGVGLVDAPLSGGPVRAGEGDLLIVVGAEPGQLAKVRPVLDQLASTLSIVGDKPGDGQALKTVNQLLCGVHIAAAAEALALADQLGLDQATTLDALQAGAAGSFMLGNRGPRMLEAYTEEGAEVLSRLDIFVKDLGIVTTAARALHLATPVASAAEQLFLLGEAHGLAAADDSALIKVVAPKTGN, encoded by the coding sequence ATGAACACCACCGCAGTTGCCGTCCTGGGCCTGGGCGCCATGGGCCTGCCAATGGCCACCCGCCTGGCGGCCAAGTTTTCCGTCCACGGCTTCGACATCAGCACCGAGCGCATGGAGCTGGCCAGCAAAGCCGGCATTGCCACCTTTGGCAGCGCCCGCGAGGCCGTGGCCGGCGCCGACGCGCTGATCCTGGCCGTGCGCAACGGCGAGCAGCTGAACGCCGTGCTCTTCGGCGAAAACGGCGTGGCCCAGCACCTGAAGTCCGGCGCCGTGGTCATCCTGACCTCCACCGTCGGGCTGGATGCCGTACCGGCCACCGCCGCCCGGCTGGGCGAGCTGGGCGTGGGCCTGGTGGACGCGCCGCTCTCCGGCGGCCCGGTGCGCGCTGGCGAAGGCGACCTGCTGATCGTGGTCGGTGCCGAACCTGGGCAGCTGGCCAAGGTCCGCCCGGTGCTGGACCAGCTGGCCTCCACCTTGAGCATCGTGGGCGACAAGCCCGGCGATGGACAGGCGCTGAAGACCGTGAACCAGCTGCTGTGCGGCGTGCATATCGCCGCCGCCGCCGAGGCGCTGGCCCTGGCTGACCAGCTCGGCCTGGACCAGGCCACCACCCTGGATGCCTTGCAGGCCGGCGCCGCTGGCTCCTTCATGCTCGGCAACCGCGGCCCGCGCATGCTCGAGGCCTACACCGAAGAGGGCGCCGAGGTGCTTTCCCGGCTGGATATCTTCGTGAAGGACCTGGGGATCGTGACCACCGCGGCCCGCGCGCTGCATTTGGCTACCCCGGTGGCTTCCGCCGCGGAACAGCTCTTCCTGCTGGGCGAAGCCCACGGGCTGGCCGCGGCCGACGATTCCGCGCTCATCAAGGTCGTCGCTCCGAAAACCGGCAACTAA
- the purU gene encoding formyltetrahydrofolate deformylase: MTEPNNKYVLTFTCAERAGIVHAVTGLLLTHHGNIRELKQHDDQRSGTYFLRIEFEISSSEGNDLDIADLESNLKDLAEEHEASWGLRPAGQKKRVLIMVSKFGHCLHDLLFRSRIGELPVEIAAVVSNHPDHRQQVEWNGIPFFHVPVTAATKPEAEDKLMELVDRFDVDLVVLARYMQILSDDLTRKLSGRAINIHHSFLPSFKGAKPYHQAFERGVKTVGATAHYVNSELDEGPIITQKVQEVDHSYEPEHLVAAGRDTECKALSDAVRWHCEDRVFLDGSRTVVLR; encoded by the coding sequence ATGACCGAACCGAATAACAAATACGTCCTGACCTTCACCTGTGCCGAGCGCGCGGGGATCGTGCATGCGGTCACCGGCCTGCTGCTGACTCATCATGGCAACATCCGCGAACTCAAGCAGCATGACGACCAGCGCTCCGGCACCTACTTCCTGCGTATTGAATTCGAGATTTCTTCCAGCGAAGGCAACGACCTGGACATCGCCGACCTCGAATCCAATCTCAAGGACCTGGCGGAAGAGCACGAGGCAAGCTGGGGCCTGCGCCCTGCGGGCCAGAAGAAGCGCGTGTTGATCATGGTCTCCAAGTTCGGCCACTGCCTGCATGACCTCCTGTTCCGTTCGCGGATCGGCGAACTGCCAGTGGAAATCGCCGCAGTGGTTTCCAACCACCCGGATCACCGCCAGCAGGTTGAGTGGAACGGCATCCCCTTCTTCCACGTACCAGTTACCGCTGCCACCAAGCCTGAAGCAGAAGACAAGCTGATGGAGCTGGTGGACCGCTTCGACGTGGATCTGGTCGTGCTGGCCCGCTACATGCAGATCCTCTCTGATGACTTGACCCGCAAGCTCAGCGGACGAGCCATCAACATTCACCACTCATTCCTGCCATCGTTCAAGGGCGCGAAGCCTTACCACCAGGCCTTCGAACGCGGCGTGAAAACCGTAGGTGCCACCGCGCACTACGTGAACAGCGAACTGGATGAGGGTCCAATCATCACCCAGAAGGTGCAGGAAGTGGACCACAGCTACGAGCCTGAGCACCTGGTCGCCGCTGGCCGCGACACCGAGTGCAAGGCACTGTCCGATGCAGTACGCTGGCACTGCGAGGACCGCGTCTTCCTGGACGGTTCGCGCACGGTCGTGCTGCGCTAG
- the fdhA gene encoding formaldehyde dehydrogenase, glutathione-independent, protein MGNLAVSYAGAGKVELIDTPYPEFELKDGPGVHPANIGRQVHHGVILKTIATNICGSDQHMVRGRTTAPEGLVLGHEITGEVVEVGRDVEFLKVGDVVSVPFNISCGRCRNCKAGQTGICLNVNPDRPGSAYGYVDMGGWVGGQAEYVLVPYADWNALKFPDRDQAMEKILDLTMLSDIFPTGFHGAVGAGVTVGSTVYVAGAGPVGIAAATSAQLLGAAVVIVGDLNEDRLAQARAMGCETVNVALGDPADQIEQILGVPEVDCAIDAVGFEARGHGHGAATEQPATVLNSIMEITRAGGSLGIPGLYVTGDPGAVDEAAKVGSLSMRFGLGWAKSHTFVTGQCPVMKYHRGLMNAILNDKVSIAKNVNATAISLKDAPKGYAEFDSGVAKKFVLDPHGLIGA, encoded by the coding sequence ATGGGCAACCTAGCAGTAAGTTATGCAGGAGCGGGCAAAGTCGAGCTGATCGACACCCCGTACCCGGAATTCGAATTGAAGGATGGCCCGGGAGTCCACCCGGCCAACATCGGGCGCCAAGTCCACCACGGCGTCATCCTCAAGACCATCGCCACCAACATTTGCGGCTCTGACCAGCACATGGTCCGCGGGCGTACCACCGCACCGGAAGGCCTGGTACTCGGCCACGAGATCACCGGCGAGGTTGTGGAAGTCGGCCGCGACGTCGAATTCCTCAAGGTCGGCGACGTGGTTTCGGTGCCCTTCAACATCTCCTGCGGACGCTGCCGGAACTGCAAGGCCGGGCAGACCGGCATCTGCCTGAACGTGAACCCGGATCGCCCGGGCTCCGCCTACGGCTACGTGGACATGGGCGGCTGGGTCGGCGGCCAGGCCGAGTACGTGCTGGTCCCCTACGCGGACTGGAACGCGCTGAAGTTCCCGGACCGCGACCAGGCCATGGAGAAGATCCTGGACCTGACCATGCTCTCGGACATCTTCCCTACCGGCTTCCATGGCGCAGTGGGCGCCGGCGTCACCGTCGGCTCCACCGTCTACGTGGCAGGTGCCGGTCCGGTGGGCATCGCCGCCGCCACCTCGGCGCAGCTGCTGGGCGCCGCAGTGGTCATCGTCGGCGACCTGAACGAGGACCGCTTGGCCCAGGCTCGCGCCATGGGCTGCGAAACCGTCAACGTTGCGCTGGGCGATCCTGCCGATCAGATCGAGCAGATCCTCGGCGTTCCAGAGGTCGACTGTGCCATTGACGCAGTGGGCTTCGAAGCCCGCGGCCACGGCCACGGCGCAGCCACCGAACAGCCTGCCACCGTGCTGAACTCCATCATGGAGATCACCCGCGCCGGCGGCAGCCTGGGCATCCCGGGCCTGTACGTCACCGGAGACCCGGGCGCAGTCGACGAGGCCGCCAAGGTCGGTTCGCTGTCCATGCGCTTCGGCCTGGGCTGGGCCAAGTCCCACACCTTCGTGACCGGCCAATGCCCTGTAATGAAGTACCACCGCGGCCTGATGAATGCGATCTTGAACGACAAGGTCTCGATCGCCAAGAACGTGAACGCCACGGCGATCTCGCTGAAGGACGCTCCGAAGGGCTACGCCGAGTTCGACAGCGGCGTAGCAAAGAAGTTCGTGCTGGACCCGCACGGTCTGATCGGCGCCTGA
- a CDS encoding class II fructose-bisphosphate aldolase produces the protein MLKPMNQMVAEALAAGHAVPAFTCYEFTTALAVVAEAEAQQRAVILNVAPKTAGSASGLRLISALRALGEQASTPVAVQLDHASDAQLIVRAVRAGATAVLADGSAGTLEENIAFVQQVRSLAGPDIVVEAELGALAGNEDQAFEQTPSQLTDPAQVAGFLAATGADLLAVAIGNVHGRYKGEPKIHWEVLEAIHAASTVPLVLHGASGIAAADLSRSISFGVGKVNLNTELRTAVLSTLSGQLEPRREDGQNMLGLLGDWERAATEVAAATFTALVAK, from the coding sequence ATGCTCAAGCCAATGAACCAGATGGTCGCCGAGGCCCTCGCCGCAGGCCATGCTGTTCCCGCGTTCACCTGCTACGAGTTCACCACAGCCCTGGCCGTGGTGGCCGAGGCCGAAGCGCAGCAGCGCGCAGTCATCCTGAACGTCGCTCCGAAGACCGCAGGCTCAGCCTCGGGCCTGAGGCTGATCTCGGCCCTGCGCGCCCTGGGCGAGCAGGCCAGCACCCCGGTGGCGGTCCAGCTGGACCACGCCAGCGACGCGCAGCTGATCGTCCGCGCGGTGCGGGCTGGTGCCACCGCGGTGCTGGCCGATGGCTCGGCTGGCACGCTGGAGGAAAATATCGCTTTCGTGCAGCAGGTGCGTTCATTGGCCGGGCCGGACATCGTCGTGGAAGCGGAGCTGGGCGCGCTTGCCGGCAACGAGGACCAGGCCTTCGAGCAGACGCCCTCGCAGCTGACCGACCCCGCACAGGTGGCCGGATTCCTGGCAGCCACCGGCGCGGACCTGCTGGCGGTGGCCATTGGCAATGTCCACGGGCGCTACAAGGGAGAGCCGAAAATCCATTGGGAGGTGCTGGAGGCCATCCATGCAGCATCCACGGTGCCGCTGGTGCTGCATGGCGCTTCGGGCATCGCCGCGGCTGACCTCTCGCGCTCCATCTCCTTCGGGGTGGGCAAGGTCAACCTGAATACCGAGCTGCGCACTGCGGTGCTTTCCACCCTGTCCGGGCAGCTGGAGCCGCGCCGGGAAGACGGGCAGAATATGCTCGGCCTGCTGGGAGATTGGGAACGCGCAGCCACCGAGGTGGCCGCGGCAACCTTCACTGCCCTCGTAGCCAAGTAG
- a CDS encoding GntP family transporter, with protein sequence MSPIMLLLIAVAAVALLLVGVIKFKMPAFITLLLVSILVALAAGIPIQDVAGLVTTGMGGTLGSVAVLVGLGAMLGKVIEISGGAQVLSTRFTALFGPRRVIAALTTAAFLLAIPVFFDVGFIVLVPIIYGFAKALNVSPVKIGLPVGAIMLAIHVVVPPHPGVVGGAQILGADIGWATILGLAFCAPLGVLGFFVAKRINRREIPMLPETKEQYDSFGASADTGKGSTLAKTKAPTSGMVISMILLPIVMIMFGTVGTTLVAAESTAANILGFVGSPSIALLTTVLVSYYLLGVRSGWSSEKTGKVMDSALAPAAIVILVTGAGGVFGKVLTESGIGTVLAQSLASAGLPLIVMAFILAAILRASQGSATVAIITTTGLLASAVEAGGYSPVQTALILASVGFGAFGLSHVNDSGFWIVTRFLGLSVADGLRTWTVLTTILGVAGFALTALVYAIVTAAGA encoded by the coding sequence ATGAGCCCGATTATGCTCTTGCTGATTGCTGTGGCCGCCGTGGCCCTGCTGCTGGTCGGCGTCATCAAATTCAAGATGCCGGCATTCATAACCCTGTTGCTGGTCAGCATCCTCGTGGCGCTGGCCGCGGGCATCCCCATCCAGGATGTGGCCGGCCTGGTCACCACCGGCATGGGCGGCACGCTGGGCAGCGTGGCCGTGCTGGTGGGCCTGGGCGCCATGCTCGGCAAGGTCATCGAGATCTCCGGCGGTGCCCAGGTGCTGTCCACCCGTTTCACCGCGCTCTTCGGCCCGCGCCGGGTGATCGCGGCACTGACCACCGCAGCATTCCTGCTGGCCATCCCGGTCTTCTTCGACGTCGGATTCATCGTGCTGGTGCCGATCATCTACGGCTTCGCCAAGGCGCTGAACGTTTCCCCAGTGAAGATCGGCCTGCCCGTGGGCGCGATCATGCTGGCCATCCATGTGGTGGTTCCGCCGCATCCGGGCGTGGTTGGCGGTGCCCAGATCCTCGGTGCGGATATCGGTTGGGCCACCATCTTGGGCCTTGCCTTCTGCGCTCCGCTGGGCGTGCTCGGCTTCTTCGTGGCCAAGCGCATCAACCGCCGCGAGATCCCGATGCTGCCCGAAACCAAGGAGCAGTACGATTCCTTTGGCGCCAGCGCGGACACTGGCAAGGGAAGCACCCTGGCCAAGACGAAGGCCCCGACCTCGGGCATGGTCATCTCGATGATCCTGCTGCCCATTGTGATGATCATGTTCGGCACCGTAGGCACCACCTTGGTTGCCGCGGAATCCACCGCCGCCAATATCCTGGGCTTTGTCGGTTCGCCATCCATCGCCCTGCTGACCACCGTGCTGGTGTCCTACTACCTGCTGGGCGTGCGCAGCGGCTGGAGCAGCGAAAAGACCGGCAAGGTCATGGACTCGGCCCTGGCCCCGGCGGCCATCGTGATCCTGGTGACCGGTGCTGGCGGCGTATTCGGCAAGGTGCTCACCGAATCGGGCATCGGCACCGTGCTGGCGCAATCCCTGGCATCAGCGGGCCTGCCGCTCATTGTCATGGCCTTCATCCTGGCTGCCATCCTGCGTGCCTCGCAGGGTTCAGCCACGGTCGCAATCATCACCACCACGGGCCTGCTGGCTTCCGCGGTGGAAGCAGGCGGCTACTCCCCCGTGCAGACCGCACTGATCCTGGCATCGGTAGGCTTTGGCGCCTTCGGCTTGAGCCACGTGAACGACTCGGGATTCTGGATCGTCACCCGCTTCCTGGGCCTGTCCGTGGCTGATGGGTTGCGCACCTGGACGGTGCTGACCACCATCCTGGGCGTGGCCGGATTCGCGCTCACCGCCCTTGTCTACGCCATCGTTACCGCGGCAGGAGCCTGA
- a CDS encoding 2-dehydropantoate 2-reductase produces the protein MTRILIAGAGATGGALGARLLAASREVTFLVRERRQRQLAKDGLRFSAPDTQGTWPVRAVTTLADEKPFDLVIVAVKAPAIAGLIPELSGALDKHTRILPLLNGMAHIDALEEAFDGQVLGGIVKIVATLDEQSVVRQLTGLCQLGLGGLHGLPVPEPLIAALDVDGIEIQVLEQVMDKLWEKWAFIAAAGVITCLFRGNIGDILAAGGENMILEAIGECERIASAAGHPVSKEGHEQSLGLLTERGSEFTSSLYRDLGHGVPVEAEHIIGDLAARAKQLGIAAPLLHAALLQLRTHQQSLLRTGAPGR, from the coding sequence ATGACCCGCATACTGATTGCCGGCGCCGGTGCGACCGGCGGAGCTTTGGGAGCCCGTCTGCTGGCAGCCTCAAGGGAAGTCACATTCCTGGTGCGGGAACGCCGCCAGAGGCAGCTTGCCAAAGACGGACTGCGCTTCAGCGCTCCCGACACCCAAGGCACCTGGCCAGTGCGGGCTGTTACCACTCTTGCGGATGAAAAACCCTTCGACCTGGTGATCGTGGCGGTGAAGGCTCCGGCCATTGCCGGGCTGATCCCGGAACTATCCGGCGCCCTGGACAAGCACACGCGCATCCTGCCGCTGCTCAACGGTATGGCGCATATTGATGCCCTGGAGGAGGCCTTCGACGGGCAGGTGCTGGGCGGCATCGTGAAGATCGTCGCCACCTTGGACGAGCAGTCAGTGGTCCGCCAGCTGACCGGTTTATGCCAGCTGGGCCTGGGCGGATTGCACGGGCTGCCGGTCCCAGAGCCGTTGATTGCAGCACTGGACGTGGATGGCATTGAGATCCAAGTGCTGGAGCAGGTAATGGACAAGCTCTGGGAAAAGTGGGCCTTCATCGCCGCAGCCGGCGTGATTACCTGCCTGTTCCGCGGCAATATCGGCGACATCCTGGCCGCTGGGGGAGAGAACATGATCCTGGAAGCCATCGGCGAATGCGAGCGGATCGCGTCTGCGGCGGGCCACCCGGTCAGCAAGGAAGGCCATGAGCAGTCCCTCGGCCTGCTCACCGAGCGGGGCAGCGAATTCACTTCTTCGCTCTACCGCGATCTGGGCCACGGGGTCCCGGTCGAAGCCGAGCACATCATCGGGGATTTGGCCGCTCGCGCCAAGCAGCTGGGCATCGCCGCACCGCTGCTGCATGCCGCGCTTCTCCAGCTGCGCACCCACCAGCAGTCGCTGCTGCGCACCGGTGCGCCCGGCCGTTGA
- a CDS encoding GntR family transcriptional regulator, which produces MPTEFSSTITEQGSMADRAYAALRDRLMLLEIAPTHPIHEPQLAEELGIGRTPMREALKRLETDHLVVSYPRRGTFATAVDFHELNYISEMRQVLEPVAARNAAANRDPEIRAQLNGYLARIDSLDPALDQRSLLLLDIQMHRLIYKAAGNKHLEETLVRLDNLVTRIWCLVIDQMPPIAEHIKEHSALLRAILDGDADLAAKLVTEHVAHFEQALRSAP; this is translated from the coding sequence ATGCCCACGGAATTCTCAAGCACCATTACGGAACAAGGCTCAATGGCGGACCGCGCCTACGCGGCACTTCGCGATCGCTTGATGCTGCTTGAAATCGCTCCGACCCACCCGATCCACGAACCGCAACTGGCCGAGGAACTGGGCATCGGACGCACCCCGATGCGCGAAGCGCTCAAGCGCCTGGAGACGGACCACCTGGTGGTTTCCTATCCACGCCGCGGAACCTTTGCCACGGCCGTGGATTTCCATGAGCTGAACTACATCTCCGAAATGCGCCAGGTGCTGGAGCCCGTAGCCGCACGCAATGCCGCCGCCAACAGGGATCCAGAAATCCGCGCCCAGCTCAACGGCTATCTGGCGCGCATCGACTCGCTGGATCCCGCGCTCGACCAGCGCTCCCTGCTGCTGCTGGATATCCAGATGCATCGGCTGATCTACAAGGCCGCCGGCAATAAGCATCTTGAGGAAACCCTCGTGCGCCTGGACAACCTGGTGACGCGCATCTGGTGCCTGGTCATCGACCAGATGCCGCCCATTGCCGAACACATCAAGGAGCACTCGGCGCTGCTGCGGGCAATTCTGGACGGTGACGCCGATTTGGCAGCAAAGCTGGTCACCGAGCATGTCGCCCACTTTGAGCAGGCGCTGCGCAGCGCCCCCTAG